From Thermovenabulum gondwanense, one genomic window encodes:
- a CDS encoding DUF5317 domain-containing protein, producing the protein MLVDVIVLAIIVGIIRGGNILNLAKLPLKNLNLIFLSFVIRYIPFYLKGDLHLFAVKYNIFFVVISYGLMLYVLFSNFHLKPMLICFLGIFLNAMVILANNGKMPVSLKALEMAKLNDLLPLLFSEDYLYHTAANAWTKLILLGDVIPLPPPYPRPRVVSIGDILLGIGVFWLIQMGMLKKQYLSDKI; encoded by the coding sequence ATGCTGGTAGATGTAATCGTTCTTGCAATTATAGTGGGAATTATAAGAGGCGGCAATATATTAAACCTTGCCAAGCTCCCGCTAAAAAATTTAAATTTAATCTTTCTTTCTTTTGTAATCAGGTACATCCCCTTTTATTTAAAAGGCGATCTTCATTTATTTGCGGTAAAATACAACATTTTTTTCGTGGTCATTTCCTACGGTCTAATGCTTTACGTCCTGTTTTCCAATTTTCATCTAAAACCCATGTTAATTTGTTTTCTGGGCATTTTTTTGAATGCGATGGTTATTCTGGCAAATAATGGCAAGATGCCCGTATCTTTAAAGGCCTTAGAAATGGCAAAATTAAATGATTTATTACCTCTTTTATTCAGCGAGGATTACCTTTATCATACTGCGGCAAATGCCTGGACGAAGCTTATTTTGCTCGGGGACGTAATTCCCCTTCCGCCGCCTTATCCCAGGCCCAGGGTAGTAAGCATAGGAGATATTCTTTTGGGTATAGGGGTATTTTGGCTTATTCAGATGGGAATGTTGAAAAAGCAATATTTAAGTGATAAAATTTAA
- the prfB gene encoding peptide chain release factor 2 (programmed frameshift), which produces MLDELKIELREYEELFKEMRDALEIDALKEEIKNLEEKTYRPDFWDDPQKAQEVMQRLNMLKEKVESYEGLYREYADLLSLIELAEDEQEEELIKEILQDAEKFKKEFEKLRLKSLLRGKYDKNNAILSLHAGAGGTEAQDWVEMLLRMYTRWAEDKGYRVKVLDILPGDEAGIKSATILVEGPYAYGYLKSESGVHRLVRISPFDAAGKRHTSFASVDVIPEIDDDIEVEIKPEDIKIETFRSGGAGGQYVNKTESAVRIIHIPTGIVVTCQNERSQQSNRNTAMKLLKAKLFNLYWEEQQKKINELRGEQKEIAWGSQIRSYVFHPYSLVKDHRTNVEVGNVQAVMDGELDDFIIAYLKMNKEG; this is translated from the exons ATGCTGGATGAACTGAAAATCGAATTGAGAGAATACGAGGAGTTATTTAAAGAGATGAGGGATGCTCTT GAAATAGATGCTTTAAAGGAAGAGATAAAAAATTTAGAAGAAAAGACCTACAGGCCTGACTTTTGGGATGACCCTCAGAAAGCTCAGGAAGTAATGCAGAGATTAAATATGTTGAAGGAGAAGGTGGAAAGTTACGAGGGACTTTACCGGGAGTATGCGGACTTGCTTTCTCTAATAGAACTTGCCGAAGATGAACAGGAAGAAGAATTAATAAAAGAAATTTTACAGGATGCCGAAAAATTTAAAAAGGAATTTGAAAAGCTCAGGCTGAAATCGCTCTTAAGGGGTAAATACGATAAAAATAATGCGATACTTTCCCTTCACGCTGGAGCGGGGGGCACCGAAGCTCAGGATTGGGTGGAGATGCTTTTGAGGATGTACACCCGCTGGGCAGAGGATAAGGGCTACCGGGTCAAAGTGCTTGATATACTTCCCGGGGATGAAGCGGGGATCAAAAGTGCCACAATTCTAGTTGAAGGGCCTTACGCTTACGGCTATTTGAAATCCGAAAGCGGTGTTCATCGTTTGGTGAGGATTTCGCCTTTTGATGCTGCCGGTAAAAGGCATACTTCCTTTGCTTCGGTGGATGTCATACCCGAAATTGATGATGATATAGAAGTGGAAATAAAACCCGAAGATATTAAAATTGAAACCTTCAGGTCGGGCGGAGCTGGAGGGCAGTATGTCAATAAAACGGAATCAGCGGTGAGGATAATACACATTCCCACCGGTATTGTGGTGACCTGTCAGAATGAGAGGTCCCAGCAGAGTAATCGCAATACGGCTATGAAATTGCTAAAAGCAAAGCTTTTTAACCTCTACTGGGAAGAACAGCAAAAAAAGATAAACGAATTAAGAGGCGAGCAAAAGGAGATAGCCTGGGGGAGCCAGATAAGGTCCTATGTTTTCCATCCTTACAGCCTCGTAAAGGATCACAGGACGAATGTGGAGGTCGGAAATGTACAGGCCGTTATGGATGGAGAGCTGGATGATTTTATTATTGCGTATTTAAAAATGAATAAGGAAGGTTGA
- the secA gene encoding preprotein translocase subunit SecA, whose translation MFDIFKKIFGSTNEKEIKKLMPIVEQVNNWEPKIRVLSDTELSAKTIEFKERLSKGETLDELLPEAYAVVREAAKRTLGMRPFDVQILGGIVLHQGRIAEMKTGEGKTLVATMPAYLNALTGNGVHVVTVNDYLAKRDSEWMGKVYRFLGLEVGLIVHGLDFEERKKAYNADITYGTNNEFGFDYLRDNMVLYREHRVQRELNYAIIDEVDSILIDEARTPLIISGQSDESTDIYYKFARFVPRLKPEEDFTVDEKAHTVIPTEKGIKKAEDFLGVENLYDEENMELLHHFHQALKAHYLMKRDRDYVVKDGQVIIVDEFTGRLMFGRRYSEGLHQAIEAKEGVKVERESKTLAMITFQNYFRMYKKLAGMTGTAATEEEEFRKIYGLDVVVIPTNKPMIRVDHPDVIYKTEKAKFEAVVREIEDCYKIGRPVLVGTVSIEKSERLSEMLKKKGIPHQVLNAKYHEKEAEIIAKAGQKGAVTIATNMAGRGTDIVLGEGVAELGGLHVIGTERHEARRIDNQLRGRSGRQGDPGSSRFFVSLEDDLMRLFGSDNVKGLMDRLGIEDDQPIEHPLISKAIENAQKKVEAKNFDIRKHLLEYDDVMNKQREIIYAERAKILDGENLKENVFSMMEDVVEGLLNIYAAKEVYPEEWDLKGLSEYFYDLFLIKVDFAGLNPEQKSREEIKEELISLLKKAYEKKEEEIGSDTLRELEKVVMLKVVDQKWMDHIDAMDQLRQGIGLRAYGQRDPLIEYKIEGFEMFQEMIKNIKEDTLRYLFRIRLGAPLQRKEVARNVTYSHGDEGEKKMPIRKGKKVGRNDPCPCGSGKKYKKCCGRNES comes from the coding sequence ATGTTTGATATCTTTAAAAAAATTTTTGGCAGTACCAACGAAAAGGAAATTAAAAAATTAATGCCCATTGTAGAGCAGGTCAACAACTGGGAACCAAAAATAAGGGTCCTATCAGATACAGAATTATCAGCAAAGACTATTGAATTCAAAGAAAGGTTATCAAAGGGAGAGACCTTAGATGAGCTTTTACCGGAGGCTTATGCCGTGGTGAGAGAGGCAGCCAAAAGGACCCTGGGGATGCGTCCCTTTGATGTTCAGATACTGGGAGGCATCGTTCTTCACCAGGGTAGAATTGCGGAAATGAAGACAGGCGAAGGGAAAACCCTTGTAGCTACAATGCCTGCTTACCTTAATGCCCTGACCGGTAATGGCGTCCACGTGGTAACGGTTAACGATTATTTAGCAAAAAGGGATAGCGAATGGATGGGTAAGGTGTACAGGTTTTTGGGGCTGGAAGTGGGGCTTATCGTCCACGGATTGGATTTTGAGGAGAGAAAAAAGGCATACAATGCAGACATTACCTATGGCACCAATAATGAGTTTGGTTTCGACTATCTGAGGGATAACATGGTTCTTTACCGGGAACACCGGGTACAGAGGGAACTGAACTATGCAATTATAGACGAGGTGGACAGCATTCTAATTGATGAAGCCAGGACTCCTTTGATAATTTCGGGGCAGTCCGATGAATCCACGGATATATACTACAAATTTGCCAGGTTCGTTCCGAGGCTGAAGCCGGAAGAGGATTTCACGGTGGATGAAAAAGCCCATACGGTAATACCCACCGAAAAAGGGATAAAAAAGGCAGAAGATTTTTTAGGAGTGGAAAATTTATACGATGAAGAAAATATGGAGCTTTTGCACCATTTTCACCAGGCGCTCAAAGCTCATTATCTGATGAAGAGGGACCGGGACTATGTGGTTAAAGACGGGCAGGTCATCATTGTAGACGAGTTTACAGGCAGGCTCATGTTCGGAAGGCGCTACAGCGAAGGGCTGCATCAAGCTATCGAGGCAAAGGAAGGTGTAAAGGTGGAGAGGGAGAGCAAAACCCTCGCCATGATTACCTTCCAGAATTATTTTAGAATGTACAAAAAATTGGCGGGCATGACGGGCACTGCTGCCACCGAGGAAGAGGAATTCAGGAAGATTTACGGTTTAGATGTGGTTGTTATACCGACCAACAAACCCATGATCAGGGTGGACCATCCGGATGTAATATATAAAACCGAAAAAGCCAAGTTTGAAGCGGTAGTAAGGGAAATAGAGGATTGCTATAAGATAGGCAGGCCGGTGCTGGTGGGTACCGTCTCCATTGAAAAATCCGAAAGACTGAGTGAGATGCTGAAGAAAAAGGGGATTCCCCACCAGGTTTTAAATGCCAAATATCACGAAAAGGAAGCGGAAATTATAGCAAAGGCTGGCCAAAAAGGTGCGGTAACCATTGCCACCAATATGGCCGGAAGGGGAACGGATATTGTACTGGGGGAAGGGGTGGCAGAGCTCGGAGGACTTCACGTTATCGGAACGGAAAGGCATGAGGCAAGGAGAATTGACAATCAGTTAAGGGGCCGTTCGGGCCGACAGGGTGACCCGGGTTCCTCGAGGTTTTTCGTTTCCTTGGAAGATGACCTGATGAGGCTTTTCGGTTCCGACAATGTAAAGGGCCTAATGGACAGGCTGGGGATCGAAGACGATCAGCCGATAGAGCATCCCTTGATTTCTAAAGCCATAGAGAACGCCCAGAAAAAAGTGGAAGCTAAAAACTTCGATATAAGAAAGCATCTTTTGGAATACGATGATGTAATGAATAAGCAAAGGGAGATAATATATGCCGAGAGGGCGAAGATTTTAGATGGAGAAAATTTAAAGGAAAACGTCTTTTCAATGATGGAAGACGTGGTGGAAGGACTTTTAAATATCTATGCGGCAAAGGAAGTCTACCCCGAAGAGTGGGACTTAAAAGGGCTCTCGGAGTATTTTTACGACCTTTTCCTGATAAAGGTGGACTTTGCCGGCCTGAACCCTGAACAAAAGAGCCGGGAGGAGATTAAGGAAGAGCTAATCTCCCTTCTTAAAAAAGCCTACGAGAAAAAAGAGGAGGAAATAGGGAGCGATACTTTAAGAGAGTTAGAAAAAGTGGTAATGCTGAAGGTGGTAGACCAGAAATGGATGGACCATATTGATGCCATGGATCAGCTCAGGCAGGGCATTGGACTCAGGGCTTACGGCCAGAGGGACCCGCTGATAGAGTACAAAATTGAAGGATTCGAGATGTTCCAGGAGATGATAAAAAATATTAAGGAAGATACCTTAAGGTATCTATTCAGAATAAGGCTGGGAGCTCCTCTTCAAAGAAAAGAAGTGGCAAGAAATGTGACGTATTCCCACGGGGATGAAGGAGAAAAGAAAATGCCGATAAGAAAGGGCAAAAAAGTCGGAAGAAATGACCCCTGCCCCTGCGGAAGCGGCAAAAAATATAAAAAATGTTGCGGCAGAAATGAATCATAA
- a CDS encoding DUF5693 family protein, which produces MKTKDLTKKIYIAVIVFSVLLSFFALIPRINAENKNKILDFAISYTDLKNTAQEQNISVKEAAGLFKEWGANSVFYKENTVQDLVNDGRVFVTNRQGMKALGYAGNYYFNGNECYVLTSDGKLSARLINHLKYKIGKSKVEVFNFKGQSAIAVNIPLISLLNTGVGFDGEEIRNIESLGLHTVLMIKNWPLVNDESIKFVFNDLANSADMITAVLFSDKKIPGFTNKLKEIGDEFKNKNLSLGTVEFYNQTGIEKLAKLLNNRVIRLHSVADNELLSISPENMIDRFTLAAKERNIRILYYKMLPVDEQNAKLQLNADVISKTVQKLKAQGFTVESGENTIPSPYNNIHPGRLLQLLMGMGPIAAFSLILKQIKFSYHIFVFLSFTLGWIILLFIVPALALKLMALASVVVFPVLTIFVLLNRNKISISRAAVKIILLTVCSLCGAFIMSGLLSSTEYMVKIDQFTGVKAAYLLPVVLATCLVYLFSGRENPVKKVRSLLEEPLMVKYMVLTLVFLAVGLIYLSRTGNESTVGVSPLEIKIRYLLDRVIGVRPRTKEFLVGHPFMMLLLHLGYNDKKLPLLILGAIGQVSLVNTFAHIHTPFLISILRTFVGLAFGIIIGIVLCIFVDYSTNLYKRWIN; this is translated from the coding sequence GTGAAAACAAAGGATTTAACAAAAAAAATTTATATTGCTGTTATTGTATTTTCTGTACTGCTATCCTTTTTCGCCCTTATCCCCAGAATTAATGCGGAAAATAAAAATAAAATTTTGGATTTTGCCATTTCTTATACGGACTTAAAAAACACAGCTCAGGAGCAGAATATAAGCGTAAAAGAAGCTGCCGGCCTTTTCAAGGAATGGGGGGCAAATTCTGTCTTCTACAAAGAAAATACCGTACAGGACCTGGTCAACGACGGCAGGGTGTTTGTAACCAACAGGCAGGGCATGAAAGCTCTGGGGTACGCAGGCAACTACTATTTTAACGGAAATGAATGTTATGTATTGACTTCCGACGGTAAATTGAGCGCAAGGCTGATTAATCATTTAAAATATAAAATCGGCAAAAGCAAGGTAGAGGTGTTTAATTTTAAAGGGCAGAGCGCTATAGCGGTAAATATTCCATTGATTAGCCTGCTGAATACCGGTGTTGGTTTTGATGGGGAAGAAATAAGGAATATTGAAAGTTTGGGGCTTCACACGGTATTAATGATAAAAAACTGGCCCTTAGTGAACGATGAATCCATTAAATTCGTTTTTAATGATCTGGCGAATTCCGCAGATATGATTACCGCAGTGCTTTTTTCCGACAAGAAAATTCCAGGGTTTACTAATAAGTTAAAGGAAATAGGGGATGAGTTTAAAAATAAAAATTTATCCCTGGGAACGGTGGAATTTTACAATCAGACGGGCATCGAAAAACTGGCAAAATTGTTGAATAACAGGGTTATAAGGCTTCACTCCGTAGCGGACAATGAGCTTTTATCCATTTCGCCGGAAAATATGATTGACCGTTTTACCTTAGCAGCAAAGGAGAGAAATATCAGGATTCTTTATTATAAAATGCTTCCCGTTGATGAGCAAAATGCGAAACTTCAGCTAAATGCCGATGTGATATCTAAAACCGTACAAAAATTGAAGGCTCAGGGTTTTACAGTGGAAAGCGGGGAAAATACCATTCCGAGCCCTTATAATAATATCCATCCCGGAAGGCTGCTTCAGCTACTAATGGGCATGGGGCCGATAGCTGCTTTTTCCCTGATACTGAAGCAAATTAAATTCAGTTACCATATTTTTGTTTTTTTAAGTTTTACCCTTGGATGGATTATCTTGCTATTTATCGTACCTGCTCTTGCTTTAAAGTTGATGGCTCTGGCTTCGGTGGTAGTTTTTCCAGTATTGACTATATTCGTGCTCTTAAACAGAAATAAAATTTCTATCAGCCGGGCAGCGGTTAAAATTATCCTTTTAACGGTGTGTTCCCTGTGCGGCGCCTTTATAATGTCGGGATTGCTTTCATCTACGGAATATATGGTTAAGATAGACCAGTTTACGGGGGTAAAGGCTGCGTATTTACTTCCGGTAGTACTGGCTACATGCCTTGTGTATTTATTCTCGGGAAGGGAAAACCCCGTAAAAAAGGTAAGGTCTTTACTGGAAGAGCCTCTTATGGTAAAGTATATGGTCCTGACTTTGGTATTTTTGGCCGTTGGTCTTATTTATTTAAGCAGAACCGGAAATGAATCAACGGTAGGTGTAAGCCCGCTGGAAATAAAAATCCGATACCTTTTAGACCGGGTCATAGGGGTAAGGCCCAGGACAAAGGAATTTTTGGTAGGGCATCCCTTTATGATGCTTTTGCTTCACTTAGGTTACAATGACAAAAAATTACCCCTTTTGATTCTTGGAGCGATAGGGCAGGTGTCC